From a single Ammospiza nelsoni isolate bAmmNel1 chromosome 11, bAmmNel1.pri, whole genome shotgun sequence genomic region:
- the ABHD6 gene encoding monoacylglycerol lipase ABHD6, with translation MDLDMLNMFVIAGGTLAIPILAFVASFLLWPSALIRIYYWYWRRALGMQVRYAAYDDYQFCYSYRGRPGYRPSILMLHGFSAHKDMWLSIVKFLPKNLHLVCVDMPGHEGTTRSDLDDYSISGQAKRIHQFVECIKLNRKPFHLVGTSMGGNVAGVYAAQYPEDICSLTLICPAGLPSTTDSKFIKQLRELQESKRIDRIPLIPSTPEEMADMLKLCSYVRFKVPQQILQGLVDVRIPHNEFYRKLFLEIVDEKSRHSLHENMSKIKAPTQVIWGKQDQVLDVSGASVLAGAIPDCHVYILENCGHSVVVERPRKTANLILEFLALLHSIDNNKKQA, from the exons ATGGACCTGGATATGCTGAACATGTTTGTCATTGCTGGTGGCACCCTGGCTATCCCCATCCTGGCCTTTGTGGCCTCATTCCTCCTCTGGCCCTCGGCGCTGATCCGCATCTACTACTG GTACTGGCGCCGAGCCCTGGGCATGCAGGTCAGATACGCAGCCTACGATGATTATCAGTTCTGTTATTCCTACAGAGGAAGGCCTGGGTACCGACCATCCATCCTGATGTTACATGGCTTCTCTGCCCACAAGGACATGTGGCTCTCCATAGTCAAG TTCCTGCCAAAGAACCTGCACTTGGTATGTGTGGACATGCCTGGGCACGAGGGTACGACCCGCTCGGACTTGGATGATTACTCCATTAGTGGGCAAGCTAAGAGAATACACCAG TTCGTGGAGTGCATCAAGCTGAACAGAAAGCCCTTTCATCTGGTTGGCACTTCCATGGGGGGAAATGTTGCTGGTGTCTATGCTGCTCAGTACCCAGAAGATATTTGCAGCCTGACCCTcatctgtcctgcag GCCTGCCAAGTACCACTGACAGCAAGTTCATCAAGCAGCTGCGGGAGCTGCAGGAGTCCAAGCGCATTGACAGGATCCCTTTGATCCCCTCCACCCCTGAGGAGATGGCAGACATGCTGAAGCTTTGCTCCTACGTTCGCTTCAAGGTGCCACAGCAG ATCCTCCAGGGCCTTGTCGACGTTCGCATCCCACACAACGAATTCTACAGGAAAC TGTTTTTAGAAATCGTGGATGAAAAGTCCAGGCACTCCCTCCATGAGAACATGAGCAAGATCAAAGCACCGACACAGGTCATCTGGGGAAAGCAGGACCAG GTGCTGGATGTTTCTGGTGCCAGTGTTCTGGCAGGGGCCATCCCAGACTGCCACGTGTACATCCTGGAGAACTGCGGCCACTCGGTGGTGGTGGAGCGGCCCCGCAAGACGGCCAACCTCATCCTGGagttcctggcactgctgcacagCATAGACAACAACAAGAAGCAGGCCTGA